A genomic region of Alistipes megaguti contains the following coding sequences:
- a CDS encoding NADH-quinone oxidoreductase subunit N, with product MDYTSIFPLMRAELTLTAILVLVFLYDLIAGERGHRWFSAVTCVLLLVQVAVNLVPGPEGELFGGMFRTVPMDGVVKSILSIGALIVCLQADQWLQREDTRHKQGEFYILTLSTLLGMYFMISAGHFLMFFIGLELASVPMACLVAFDKYKHHSAEAGAKYILCALFSSGLMLFGISFLYGTTGTLYFDDMAARLDGSPLEIMSLVFFFSGLGFKISLVPFHLWTADAYQGAPTTVTSYLSVVSKAAAAFVLFTTLVKVFAPMIEQWQTLLWIVTVLSITVANLFALRQKDLKRFMAFSSISQAGYIMLAVIGGSALGMTSLVFYVLVYLAANLAVFGVLSTVEQHTGGKVSLEDYNGFYRTNPKLAVMMMLALFSLAGIPPFAGFFSKFFVFASAFKAGFYVLVFIALLNTVISLYYYLLIVKAMFITPSDEPIATFRSDTCTRISLALCMAGVLLLGVVSAVYDGINTLSFGL from the coding sequence ATGGATTACACCTCGATATTTCCGCTGATGCGGGCCGAACTGACCCTCACGGCAATCCTTGTTCTCGTCTTCCTCTACGACCTGATCGCCGGCGAGCGCGGTCACCGCTGGTTCTCGGCCGTGACGTGCGTGCTGCTGCTCGTTCAGGTGGCGGTCAACTTGGTCCCGGGTCCCGAGGGCGAACTCTTCGGCGGGATGTTCCGCACGGTGCCGATGGACGGCGTGGTGAAGAGCATCCTCTCGATCGGTGCGCTGATCGTCTGCCTGCAGGCCGATCAGTGGCTGCAGCGTGAGGACACCCGCCACAAACAGGGCGAATTCTACATCCTGACCCTCTCGACGCTGCTGGGCATGTACTTCATGATCTCGGCGGGCCACTTCCTGATGTTCTTCATCGGACTCGAACTGGCCTCGGTGCCGATGGCCTGCCTGGTGGCCTTCGACAAGTACAAGCACCACTCGGCCGAGGCCGGTGCGAAATACATCCTCTGCGCCCTCTTCTCGAGCGGTCTGATGCTCTTCGGCATCTCGTTCCTCTACGGCACGACCGGTACGCTCTATTTCGACGACATGGCGGCCCGACTCGACGGCTCGCCCCTCGAGATCATGTCGCTGGTCTTCTTCTTCTCGGGCCTGGGCTTCAAGATCTCGCTCGTGCCGTTCCACCTCTGGACGGCCGACGCCTACCAGGGCGCTCCGACGACCGTGACCTCCTACCTTTCGGTCGTCTCGAAGGCTGCGGCCGCGTTCGTGCTCTTCACGACGCTGGTCAAGGTCTTCGCCCCGATGATCGAGCAGTGGCAGACGCTGCTGTGGATCGTCACGGTGCTGAGCATCACGGTGGCCAACCTCTTCGCCCTGCGGCAGAAGGACCTCAAACGCTTCATGGCCTTCTCGTCGATCTCGCAGGCCGGCTATATCATGCTGGCCGTCATCGGCGGCAGTGCGCTGGGCATGACCTCGCTGGTCTTCTACGTGCTGGTCTATCTGGCGGCCAACCTGGCGGTCTTCGGCGTGCTGTCGACCGTCGAGCAGCACACGGGCGGCAAGGTCTCGCTCGAGGACTACAACGGCTTCTACCGCACGAATCCCAAACTGGCCGTGATGATGATGCTGGCGCTCTTCTCGCTGGCGGGCATTCCGCCCTTCGCGGGCTTCTTCTCGAAGTTCTTCGTCTTCGCGTCGGCCTTCAAGGCGGGTTTCTACGTGCTGGTCTTCATCGCCCTGCTCAATACGGTCATCTCGCTCTACTACTACCTGCTGATCGTCAAGGCGATGTTCATCACCCCGTCGGACGAGCCGATTGCCACTTTCCGCAGCGATACCTGTACGCGCATCAGCCTGGCTCTGTGCATGGCCGGCGTGCTGCTGCTGGGTGTGGTAAGCGCCGTTTACGACGGAATCAATACCCTCTCCTTCGGACTCTGA
- a CDS encoding 4Fe-4S binding protein, with translation MSYIKGLFHGLGTLLTGMKVTFREFFTPKVTEQYPENRATLKMFDRYCGELTMPHDAEGHNKCIACGLCQTNCPNGTIRLTTEMVTDPETGKKKKRLVRYEYDLGSCMFCHLCVNGCPTGAIRFTTKFEHAVFTREKLVKQLNR, from the coding sequence ATGAGCTATATCAAAGGACTTTTCCACGGCCTGGGAACCCTTCTCACGGGCATGAAGGTCACCTTCCGGGAGTTCTTCACGCCGAAGGTCACCGAACAGTACCCCGAGAACCGGGCCACGCTGAAGATGTTCGACCGCTACTGCGGCGAACTGACCATGCCGCACGACGCCGAGGGCCACAACAAGTGCATCGCCTGCGGGCTGTGCCAGACCAACTGCCCCAACGGCACGATCCGTCTGACGACCGAAATGGTCACCGACCCCGAAACGGGCAAGAAGAAGAAACGCCTGGTGCGCTACGAGTACGACCTGGGGTCGTGCATGTTCTGCCACCTGTGCGTGAACGGCTGCCCGACGGGCGCCATCCGCTTCACCACGAAGTTCGAACATGCGGTCTTCACCCGTGAAAAACTCGTCAAACAACTCAATCGTTAA
- the nuoL gene encoding NADH-quinone oxidoreductase subunit L → MEYTILILLLPFVSFLLLGLAGMKLRPVVAGAIGTAVLAVVAVLSYLTAWEYFSAGRDAAGLFPTLIPWNTVWLPISGDLHIDLGVLLDPISVMMLVVISTVSLMVHIYSFGYMKGERGFQRYYAFLSLFTMSMMGLVVATNIFQMYLFWELVGVSSYLLIGFYYTKPEAIAASKKAFIVTRFADLGFLVGILVYGYYAGTFTFTPAAATLAAAGVMIPLALGLMFVGGAGKSAMFPLHIWLPDAMEGPTPVSALIHAATMVVAGVYLVARMFPLFIGYAPEVLHWTAYIGAFTALYAAVVACVQSDIKRVLAFSTISQIGFMIVALGVCTSSDPHTGGLGYMASMFHLFTHAMFKALLFLGAGAIIHAVHSNEMSTMGGLRKYMPLTHITFLVACLAIAGIWPFSGFFSKDEILTACFAFSPVMGWVMTAIAGLTAFYMFRLYYGIFWGRENRELHAEHTPHEAPFTMTLPLLILAAVTCVAGFIPFGQFVSSDGLPYTIHIDGRVATLSLCVAVVAIALATWMYAREKQPVADRLAERFSGLHRAAYHRFYIDEVYQFITHRVIFACISTPIAWFDRHVVDGFLNLLASATNGVACLIRGMQSGSVQRYCIWFMGGALGLTILILLIC, encoded by the coding sequence ATGGAATATACGATTCTGATTCTGTTGCTGCCCTTCGTGAGCTTCCTGCTGCTGGGACTCGCGGGCATGAAACTCCGGCCCGTGGTGGCGGGGGCCATCGGTACGGCGGTGCTGGCCGTGGTGGCCGTGCTGAGCTACCTGACGGCCTGGGAGTATTTCTCGGCCGGACGCGACGCCGCAGGCCTCTTCCCGACCCTCATTCCGTGGAATACGGTCTGGCTGCCCATCTCGGGTGATCTGCACATCGACCTGGGTGTGCTGCTCGATCCGATCTCGGTAATGATGCTGGTGGTGATCTCCACCGTGTCGCTCATGGTCCACATCTACTCGTTCGGCTACATGAAGGGCGAGCGGGGCTTCCAGCGCTACTACGCCTTCCTGTCGCTCTTCACGATGAGCATGATGGGGCTGGTCGTGGCGACGAACATCTTCCAGATGTACCTCTTCTGGGAGCTGGTGGGCGTCAGCTCCTACCTGCTGATCGGCTTCTACTACACGAAGCCCGAGGCGATCGCCGCCTCGAAGAAGGCCTTCATCGTGACGCGCTTCGCCGACCTGGGCTTCCTCGTCGGCATCCTCGTCTACGGCTACTACGCCGGGACGTTCACTTTCACGCCCGCCGCCGCGACGCTGGCCGCCGCCGGGGTGATGATCCCGCTGGCGCTGGGTCTGATGTTTGTCGGCGGTGCGGGCAAGAGCGCCATGTTCCCGCTGCACATCTGGCTGCCCGACGCCATGGAGGGCCCGACACCCGTTTCTGCGCTGATCCATGCCGCGACGATGGTCGTGGCCGGTGTCTACCTCGTGGCGCGGATGTTCCCGCTGTTCATCGGCTACGCCCCCGAGGTGCTGCACTGGACGGCCTACATCGGTGCCTTCACGGCGCTGTACGCCGCCGTGGTAGCCTGCGTGCAGAGCGACATCAAGCGCGTGCTGGCCTTCAGTACCATCTCGCAGATCGGCTTCATGATCGTGGCGCTGGGCGTCTGCACGTCGAGCGACCCCCACACGGGCGGTCTGGGCTACATGGCCTCGATGTTCCACCTCTTCACCCACGCCATGTTCAAGGCGCTGCTGTTCCTCGGTGCCGGCGCCATCATCCACGCCGTACATTCGAACGAGATGTCGACGATGGGCGGCCTGCGCAAGTATATGCCCCTGACGCACATCACGTTCCTCGTGGCCTGCCTGGCCATCGCCGGCATCTGGCCCTTCAGCGGTTTCTTCTCGAAGGATGAGATCCTGACGGCCTGCTTTGCCTTCAGCCCCGTGATGGGGTGGGTGATGACGGCCATCGCCGGTCTGACGGCCTTCTACATGTTCCGCCTCTACTATGGCATCTTCTGGGGCCGCGAGAACCGCGAGCTCCACGCCGAGCATACGCCCCACGAGGCCCCCTTCACGATGACGCTCCCGCTGCTGATTCTGGCTGCGGTGACCTGCGTAGCGGGCTTCATCCCCTTCGGGCAGTTCGTCTCGTCGGACGGCCTCCCCTACACGATCCACATCGACGGTCGTGTGGCAACGCTGAGCCTCTGCGTGGCCGTCGTGGCCATTGCGCTGGCCACGTGGATGTACGCCCGTGAGAAGCAGCCCGTGGCCGACCGTCTGGCCGAACGCTTCAGCGGTCTGCATCGGGCGGCCTACCACCGCTTCTACATCGACGAGGTGTACCAGTTCATCACCCACCGCGTGATCTTCGCCTGCATCTCGACGCCGATCGCCTGGTTCGACCGTCACGTCGTCGACGGCTTCCTCAATCTGCTGGCTTCGGCCACGAACGGTGTCGCCTGCCTGATCCGCGGCATGCAGAGCGGCAGTGTGCAGCGTTACTGCATCTGGTTCATGGGCGGTGCGCTGGGACTGACGATCCTGATTCTTTTAATCTGCTAA
- the nuoK gene encoding NADH-quinone oxidoreductase subunit NuoK encodes MIKMEYYLVVSTILMFVGFYGFVTRRNLLAMLISVELILNSVDINFVVFNRFLFPEQLEGFFFTLFAIGVSAAETAVAIAIIINIYRNIRNIEVKNLREMKW; translated from the coding sequence ATGATCAAAATGGAATATTATCTCGTCGTCTCCACGATCCTGATGTTCGTGGGATTCTACGGCTTCGTCACGCGCCGCAACCTGCTGGCGATGCTGATCTCCGTGGAGCTGATCCTCAATTCGGTGGATATCAACTTCGTGGTGTTCAACCGTTTCCTCTTCCCGGAGCAGCTGGAGGGATTCTTCTTCACGCTCTTTGCCATCGGCGTGAGCGCCGCGGAGACCGCCGTGGCCATCGCCATCATCATCAACATCTACCGCAACATCCGCAACATCGAGGTCAAGAACCTGCGGGAGATGAAGTGGTAA
- a CDS encoding NADH-quinone oxidoreductase subunit B, whose product MEVGKPRIKSMKYEDFNDNEYIESMIRELREHGTNVVVGCLDEVIEWGRSNSLWPLTFATSCCGIEFMAVGAARYDFARFGFEVARASPRQADFIMVAGTITHKMAPVLKRLYDQMADPKYVIATGGCAISGGPFKKSYHVVNGVDQILPVDVYIPGCPPRPEAMLYGLMQLQRKVKVQRFFGDVNRQISQEEYEELMRRDLTAEKNELNVEDRDSNHEQ is encoded by the coding sequence ATGGAAGTAGGAAAACCCCGCATCAAGTCGATGAAGTACGAAGACTTCAACGACAACGAGTACATCGAATCGATGATTCGCGAGTTGCGCGAGCACGGCACGAACGTCGTCGTGGGATGCCTGGACGAGGTGATCGAATGGGGTCGCAGCAACAGTCTCTGGCCGCTGACCTTCGCCACGAGCTGCTGCGGCATCGAGTTCATGGCCGTGGGCGCCGCGCGCTACGATTTTGCCCGCTTTGGGTTTGAAGTGGCCCGCGCCTCCCCACGTCAGGCCGACTTCATCATGGTCGCCGGTACGATCACCCACAAGATGGCCCCCGTACTGAAACGTCTCTACGACCAGATGGCCGATCCGAAGTACGTCATTGCCACGGGCGGCTGCGCCATCAGCGGCGGCCCGTTCAAGAAGTCGTACCACGTGGTCAACGGCGTGGACCAGATCCTTCCGGTGGATGTCTACATCCCGGGCTGCCCGCCGCGTCCCGAAGCGATGCTCTACGGACTGATGCAGCTGCAGCGCAAGGTCAAGGTGCAGCGCTTCTTCGGCGACGTCAATCGCCAGATCAGCCAGGAGGAGTACGAGGAGTTGATGCGCCGCGACCTGACGGCCGAAAAGAACGAACTGAATGTAGAAGATCGAGATTCGAACCATGAACAGTAA
- a CDS encoding NuoM family protein yields MNILSLFPAVPLVMMLGLWLSKSRRQIHTVMVVGSTVLLALAVWLVFHYLGLREAGETAQMLLTESVMWYAPLNIHYAVGVDGISVAMLLLSAIIVFTGTFASWQMQKDVKAYFLWFCLLSVGVFGFFISVDLFTMFMFYEVALIPMYLLIGVWGSGRKEYSAMKLTLMLMGGSALLLIGILGIYFGAGATTMNVQEIAALHNIPIQLQRIWFPLVFIGFGVLGALFPFHTWSPDGHASAPTAVSMLHAGVLMKLGGYGCFRVAMYLLPEAAHELSWIFIILTTISVVYGAFSACVQTDLKYINAYSSVSHCGLVLFAILMMNTTASTGAILQMLSHGLMTALFFALIGMIYGRTHTRDVRQLSGLMKVMPFLAVGYVIAGLANLGLPGLSGFVAEMTIFNGAFMNDDTFHRVVTVIACTSIVITAVYILRVIGRILYGTCQNPEHLKLSDATWDERFAVICLVVAVAGLGLAPLWVSDMIRGSVSELIAHILS; encoded by the coding sequence ATGAATATCTTATCCCTGTTTCCTGCCGTACCCCTGGTGATGATGCTGGGGTTGTGGCTCTCGAAGTCACGGCGGCAGATCCATACCGTGATGGTGGTGGGATCCACGGTGCTGCTGGCGCTGGCCGTATGGCTCGTTTTCCACTACCTCGGCCTGCGTGAGGCGGGTGAAACGGCCCAGATGCTTCTTACGGAGAGCGTCATGTGGTACGCCCCGCTCAACATCCACTATGCCGTGGGTGTCGACGGCATCTCGGTGGCCATGCTGTTGCTCTCGGCCATCATCGTCTTTACGGGCACCTTCGCCTCGTGGCAGATGCAGAAGGACGTCAAGGCCTATTTCCTGTGGTTCTGTCTGCTGAGTGTCGGCGTCTTCGGATTCTTCATCTCGGTCGACCTCTTCACGATGTTCATGTTCTACGAGGTGGCGCTGATCCCGATGTATCTCTTGATCGGCGTCTGGGGCAGCGGCCGCAAGGAGTACTCGGCCATGAAGCTGACGCTGATGCTCATGGGCGGTTCGGCGCTGCTGCTGATCGGCATCCTGGGCATCTATTTCGGTGCCGGTGCCACGACGATGAACGTGCAGGAGATCGCCGCCCTGCACAACATTCCGATCCAGCTGCAGCGGATCTGGTTCCCGCTGGTCTTCATCGGATTCGGCGTGCTGGGGGCCCTGTTTCCCTTCCACACGTGGAGCCCCGACGGTCACGCCTCGGCCCCGACGGCCGTCTCGATGCTTCACGCCGGCGTGCTGATGAAGCTGGGCGGCTACGGCTGCTTCCGCGTGGCGATGTACCTGCTGCCCGAGGCGGCGCACGAGCTGAGCTGGATCTTCATCATCCTGACGACCATCTCGGTGGTCTACGGCGCCTTCTCGGCCTGCGTGCAGACCGACCTGAAGTACATCAACGCCTACTCGTCGGTATCGCACTGCGGTCTGGTGCTCTTCGCCATTCTGATGATGAATACCACGGCCTCGACGGGCGCCATCCTGCAGATGCTGAGCCACGGTCTGATGACGGCGCTCTTCTTCGCGCTGATCGGCATGATCTACGGCCGTACGCATACGCGTGACGTGCGTCAGCTGAGCGGTCTGATGAAAGTGATGCCCTTTCTGGCGGTGGGTTACGTGATCGCCGGTCTGGCGAACCTCGGACTGCCGGGCCTGAGCGGCTTCGTGGCCGAGATGACGATCTTCAATGGCGCCTTCATGAACGACGATACGTTCCACCGCGTGGTGACCGTCATCGCCTGCACGTCGATCGTCATCACGGCGGTCTACATCCTGCGCGTCATCGGACGGATCCTCTACGGCACGTGCCAAAACCCCGAACATCTGAAACTCTCCGACGCCACGTGGGACGAACGCTTCGCGGTCATCTGCCTGGTTGTGGCCGTCGCCGGTCTGGGCCTGGCCCCGCTGTGGGTGAGCGACATGATCCGCGGCAGCGTCTCGGAACTCATTGCACACATCTTGAGTTGA
- a CDS encoding NADH-quinone oxidoreductase subunit J: MEITLELIVFIILAIFICVNAILAVTTKRILRAATYLLFVLFGTAGIYFQLNYSFLGAVQLLIYAGGITVLYVFSILLTSSEGDKAPELKSYKFIAGLIATVLSLGVCLWVMLRHDFLPQHFEHGELNVRTIGHALMSADKYGYVLPFEVISVLLLACIVGGIMIARKR; the protein is encoded by the coding sequence ATGGAGATAACTCTCGAACTGATCGTTTTCATCATTCTGGCGATATTCATCTGTGTGAACGCCATCCTGGCCGTGACGACCAAGCGTATTCTGCGGGCTGCGACCTACCTGCTCTTCGTACTCTTCGGCACGGCGGGCATCTACTTCCAGCTCAACTACTCGTTCCTGGGCGCCGTTCAGCTGCTCATCTATGCCGGCGGTATCACGGTGCTCTACGTCTTCTCGATCCTGCTGACGTCGAGCGAGGGCGACAAGGCCCCCGAACTGAAGAGCTACAAGTTCATCGCGGGTCTGATCGCCACGGTGCTGAGCCTGGGCGTCTGCCTGTGGGTGATGTTGCGCCACGACTTCCTGCCGCAGCACTTCGAACACGGCGAACTCAACGTGCGGACCATCGGTCATGCGCTGATGAGCGCCGACAAATACGGTTACGTCCTGCCCTTCGAGGTCATCAGTGTACTGCTGTTGGCCTGCATCGTCGGCGGTATCATGATCGCCCGCAAACGTTAA
- a CDS encoding outer membrane beta-barrel protein: MKKLLLCLALAGMTSALYAQEGGDMLVSGSLSWKSSSSKATVASTSATEKGSRSFEITPQFHYFVIDKLSVGGAIGYSFTKDPNRNNSTNGDQLFDKSGLFIIRPMVSYYISLGEKFYYVPRFYVGAGFGKNKSEINDTDVTEQNTSMFQVGLNLLNFEFRPSDHIGIMFNAGDLGYRTDITKEGDNKLSNRSFSLGLNLGATIGFNYYF, encoded by the coding sequence ATGAAAAAACTTCTGCTTTGTCTGGCCCTGGCCGGCATGACCTCGGCCCTGTACGCCCAGGAGGGCGGCGACATGCTCGTTTCGGGATCGTTGTCCTGGAAATCCTCCAGCTCGAAGGCCACCGTAGCCTCGACCTCCGCCACCGAGAAGGGGTCGCGCAGTTTCGAAATCACACCGCAGTTCCACTACTTCGTCATCGACAAACTTTCGGTCGGCGGCGCCATCGGCTACAGCTTCACGAAGGATCCGAACCGCAACAACTCCACCAACGGCGACCAGCTCTTCGACAAGAGCGGACTCTTCATCATCCGCCCGATGGTCAGCTACTACATCTCGCTGGGTGAGAAATTCTACTACGTTCCGCGTTTCTACGTGGGCGCAGGCTTCGGAAAGAACAAATCGGAGATCAACGATACGGATGTCACCGAGCAGAACACCTCGATGTTCCAGGTAGGTCTCAACCTGCTCAACTTCGAATTCCGGCCTTCGGACCACATCGGCATCATGTTCAATGCCGGCGACCTGGGCTACCGCACCGACATCACCAAAGAGGGCGACAACAAACTCTCGAACCGCAGCTTCTCGCTCGGTCTGAACCTCGGCGCCACGATCGGATTCAACTACTACTTCTGA
- a CDS encoding NADH-quinone oxidoreductase subunit C, translated as MFTVPSERFHDLAKRLHHEGFDFLRSLTGMDWGEEGFGVVYHLEATSTGENVVLRTLTANRENPVLPSVCDLWKAAELNEREAFDYFGIRFLNHPDMRRLFLRDDWVGYPLRKDYDPSLNPLRMSNEVSKDSTASYELMPDGSVIRQRNVLFDEGEYVINIGPQHPATHGVLRFRVSLEGEIIRKLDAHCGYIHRGIEKMCEELTYPQTLALTDRLDYLGASQNRHALCMCIEKGLGVEVTDRVKYIRTIMDELQRIDSHLLFFSCLCMDMGALTAFFYGFRDREKVLDILEQTTGGRLIQTYNTIGGVQADIHPEFVRKTKEFIAYMRPKLREYHEVFTGNVIAQERLKGTGVLTRRDAISFGATGGTGRASGWACDVRKRHPYAAYDKVQFNEVLFTEGDCFARYMVRMREIEESMNIIEQLIDNIPEGDYQLKMKPVIRIPEGCYYAAVEGSRGEFGVFIESRGDKYPYRMKFRSTGLPLVACLDTISRGVKIADLIAIGGTLDYVVPDIDR; from the coding sequence ATGTTTACCGTGCCGTCCGAACGGTTCCACGACCTGGCCAAGCGCCTCCATCACGAAGGCTTCGATTTCCTGCGCAGCCTCACGGGCATGGACTGGGGCGAGGAGGGCTTCGGCGTGGTCTACCACCTCGAGGCGACGTCTACGGGCGAGAATGTCGTCCTGCGGACGCTGACCGCCAACCGCGAAAATCCGGTGCTTCCCTCGGTGTGCGACCTCTGGAAGGCGGCCGAACTCAACGAGCGTGAGGCCTTCGACTACTTCGGCATCCGCTTCCTGAACCACCCCGACATGCGCCGCCTCTTCCTGCGCGACGACTGGGTGGGCTACCCCCTGCGCAAGGACTACGATCCGTCGCTCAACCCGCTGCGCATGAGCAACGAGGTCTCGAAGGACAGCACCGCCTCCTACGAGCTGATGCCCGACGGCAGCGTCATCCGCCAGCGCAACGTCCTCTTCGACGAAGGGGAGTACGTCATCAACATCGGCCCCCAGCACCCCGCCACCCACGGCGTGCTGCGTTTCCGCGTCTCGCTCGAGGGCGAGATCATCCGCAAGCTCGACGCCCACTGCGGCTACATCCACCGCGGCATCGAGAAGATGTGCGAGGAGCTGACCTACCCGCAGACGCTGGCCCTGACGGACCGTCTCGATTACCTCGGGGCTTCGCAGAACCGCCATGCGCTGTGCATGTGCATCGAGAAGGGGCTGGGCGTCGAGGTGACCGACCGCGTGAAGTATATCCGTACGATCATGGACGAGCTGCAGCGCATCGATTCGCACTTGCTCTTCTTCTCGTGCCTCTGCATGGACATGGGCGCCCTGACGGCCTTCTTCTACGGCTTCCGCGACCGCGAAAAGGTCCTCGACATCCTCGAGCAGACCACCGGCGGCCGTCTGATCCAGACCTACAATACGATCGGCGGCGTACAGGCCGACATCCATCCGGAGTTCGTGCGCAAGACCAAGGAGTTCATCGCCTACATGCGTCCGAAACTGCGCGAGTACCACGAGGTCTTCACGGGCAACGTCATCGCCCAGGAACGTCTGAAGGGTACGGGCGTGCTGACGCGCCGCGATGCCATCTCGTTCGGCGCCACAGGCGGTACGGGACGTGCCTCGGGCTGGGCCTGCGACGTGCGCAAGCGCCACCCCTATGCCGCCTACGACAAGGTGCAGTTCAACGAGGTGCTCTTCACCGAGGGTGACTGCTTCGCCCGCTACATGGTCCGCATGCGCGAGATCGAAGAGAGCATGAACATCATCGAGCAGCTGATCGACAACATCCCCGAGGGCGACTACCAGCTGAAGATGAAGCCCGTGATCCGCATCCCCGAGGGCTGCTACTACGCCGCCGTCGAGGGGAGCCGCGGCGAGTTCGGCGTCTTCATCGAGAGCCGCGGCGACAAGTACCCCTACCGCATGAAGTTCCGCTCGACGGGCCTTCCGCTGGTGGCCTGCCTGGACACCATCTCGCGCGGGGTGAAGATCGCCGACCTGATCGCCATCGGCGGAACGCTGGACTATGTGGTCCCCGATATTGACCGTTAA
- the nuoH gene encoding NADH-quinone oxidoreductase subunit NuoH: MFDFSIITSWVHGLLTSWMPEGLAIFLECVIVGVCLLLMYAVIAIVMIFMERKVCAAFQCRLGPMRVGPWGTVQVFCDVLKMLTKEIITIRHSDRLLYNLAPYIVILASVLAFACLPVARGLEILDFNVGVFFLMAASSIGVVGILLAGWSSNNKYSLIGAMRSGAQMISYELSIGLSILTIVVLTDTMQFSEIVERQADGWFLFKGHIPALIAFVIYLIAGNAEVNRGPFDLPEAESELTAGYHTEYSGMHFGLFYVAEFVNLFIISGVAATIFLGGWMPLHIPGWEGFNTAMDYIPGFVWFFAKAFFVVWLLMWIKWTFPRLRIDQILTLEWKYLVPIGLVNLLLMVIVVVFKLHF; the protein is encoded by the coding sequence ATGTTTGATTTCAGCATAATTACAAGCTGGGTTCACGGACTGCTGACGTCGTGGATGCCCGAGGGCCTGGCGATCTTCCTCGAATGCGTGATCGTCGGCGTCTGCCTGCTGCTGATGTATGCCGTGATCGCCATCGTGATGATCTTCATGGAGCGCAAGGTCTGCGCGGCGTTCCAGTGCCGTCTGGGCCCGATGCGCGTGGGACCGTGGGGCACGGTGCAGGTCTTCTGCGACGTGCTGAAGATGTTGACCAAGGAGATCATCACCATCCGCCATTCGGACCGTCTCCTCTACAACCTGGCCCCCTATATCGTCATTCTGGCTTCGGTGCTGGCCTTCGCCTGCCTGCCCGTGGCGCGGGGGCTGGAGATCCTCGACTTCAACGTCGGCGTCTTCTTCCTGATGGCCGCCTCGTCGATCGGCGTGGTGGGCATCCTGCTGGCCGGCTGGAGCTCGAACAACAAGTACTCGCTCATCGGCGCCATGCGCAGCGGCGCGCAGATGATCTCCTACGAGCTGTCGATCGGTCTGTCGATCCTCACGATCGTCGTGCTGACCGATACGATGCAGTTCTCCGAGATCGTCGAGCGGCAGGCCGACGGCTGGTTCCTCTTCAAGGGCCACATCCCGGCGCTGATCGCCTTCGTCATCTACCTGATCGCCGGCAACGCCGAGGTCAACCGCGGTCCGTTCGACCTTCCGGAGGCCGAGTCGGAGCTCACGGCCGGTTACCACACCGAGTATTCGGGCATGCACTTCGGACTGTTCTACGTGGCCGAGTTCGTCAACCTGTTCATCATCTCGGGTGTGGCGGCCACGATCTTCCTCGGCGGGTGGATGCCGCTGCACATCCCCGGCTGGGAGGGCTTCAACACCGCCATGGACTATATTCCGGGCTTCGTGTGGTTCTTTGCCAAGGCCTTCTTCGTGGTGTGGCTGCTGATGTGGATCAAGTGGACGTTCCCGCGTCTGCGCATCGACCAGATCCTGACCCTCGAGTGGAAATACCTTGTGCCGATCGGACTGGTGAACCTGCTGCTGATGGTCATTGTCGTCGTATTCAAACTGCATTTCTGA
- a CDS encoding NADH-quinone oxidoreductase subunit A: protein MYFTLLVVVILTAIALVAVALGIARAISPRSYNPQKGEAYECGIPTHGRSWMQFKVGYYLFAILFLMFDVETVFLFSWAVVVQDLGTYGLVSILFFLVVLILGLAYAWRKGALEWK, encoded by the coding sequence ATGTATTTCACGCTATTGGTGGTCGTCATTCTTACGGCCATTGCGCTGGTTGCAGTCGCGTTGGGCATCGCCCGCGCCATCTCGCCGCGTTCGTACAACCCCCAGAAGGGTGAGGCCTACGAATGCGGTATTCCGACGCACGGACGTTCGTGGATGCAGTTCAAGGTGGGTTACTACCTCTTTGCCATCCTCTTTCTGATGTTCGACGTCGAGACGGTCTTCCTCTTCTCGTGGGCCGTCGTCGTGCAGGATCTCGGCACCTACGGGCTGGTGAGCATCCTGTTCTTCCTGGTCGTATTGATTTTGGGCCTGGCCTATGCCTGGCGGAAAGGAGCTTTGGAATGGAAGTAG